One Ictalurus furcatus strain D&B chromosome 25, Billie_1.0, whole genome shotgun sequence DNA window includes the following coding sequences:
- the cd2ap gene encoding CD2-associated protein isoform X2: MVEVVVEYEYEAVHEDELTLRLGDVIRNVRRIEEDGWMEGELNGRRGLFPDNFVKELRKDSKEETKEAKEVKEVREVAQPQRRSSGNVASLVQRISTYGIPTGGLGFQPRTSKKKPKRRQCKVLFEYVPQNEDELELKVGEIIDISEEVEEGWWSGIMNGKTGLFPSNFVKEIETSEDGESNDVADEPDSKDDVSSPASPHPGNGVIAQPKKIKGVGFGDIFREGSVKLKPRSSSESDEKREKPIPSLPSAAKPSPINTSDAHKLEKDADSKGKVKEYCKAIYNYEATNQDELDVKEGEIVHLLSKTLVSKGSVKQTPKHEPEEKPKKPPPPSKSAALKPDVPSADKKPTQPRHEDKVDRAVPEKPVKPAAPLVPPKKPVPPPGKGLLRPAALQPKRPEKPLVPSPVAKHNGEVPHTRPKSDFEPSLPSKPKTLSGDWSEKTATLDLMSFDDVSSTSEKLSHPTANRPKMPGRRLPAQFVGGQSPSKDAGENTPKPEEEEAPRPKSCELSKPSTLAPSSGAHKAANCSFPEPKAKAVVEEEKGRELEELRTQIKELLLSVELLKTQQTRELSDLRSELDEERLKRVALQMEIEKLKKQVQST, from the exons ATGG TTGAAGTGGTGGTGGAGTATGAATATGAAGCAGTACATGAGGATGAACTGACCCTTCGACTAGGGGACGTGATCAGAAACGTGCGACGGATagaggaagatggatggatggaaggtgAATTAAATGGACGCAGAGGCCTTTTCCCAGACAACTTCGTCAAG GAGTTGAGGAAAGACTCGAAAGAGGAAACGAAGGAGGCGAAGGAGGTGAAGGAAGTGAGGGAGGTTGCGCAGCCACAGCGAAGGTCGTCAGGAAACGTGGCCAGCCTGGTGCAGAGGATCAGCACGTACGGCATTCCGACAGGAGGTCTGGGTTTCCAGCCTCGAACGTCCAAAAAGA AGCCGAAAAGACGTCAGTGTAAAGTCCTTTTCGAGTATGTGCCGCAGAACGAGGACGAGTTGGAGCTGAAGGTGGGCGAGATCATCGACATCTCTGAGGAG gtggaGGAAGGTTGGTGGAGTGGGATCATGAACGGGAAGACCGGCCTCTTCCCATCCAACTTTGTGAAAGAAATCGAGACGAGCGAGGACGGCGAGAGCAACGACGTGGCTGACGAGCCAG acAGTAAAGATGACGTCTCCAGTCCAGCTTCCCCTCACCCTGGAAACGGGGTCATCGCACAGCCTAAAAAGATCAAAGGCGTTGGGTTCGGCGACATTTTCCGCGAAGGCTCGGTGAAGCTCAAACCTCGCTCGTCTTCGGAATCGGacgaaaagagagaaaag cctATCCCATCATTACCGTCAGCCGCTAAGCCCAGCCCCATAAACACGTCAGATGCTCACAAACTGGAGAAAGACGCAGACAGCAAAGGTAAAG TAAAGGAATACTGCAAGGCCATTTATAATTATGAAGCGACGAACCAGGACGAGCTAGACGTTAAGGAAGGTGAAATCGTTCATCTACTAAGTAAG ACACTTGTATCCAAAGGCTCAGTTAAGCAGACTCCCAAACACGAACCGGAAGAG AAACCAAAGAAGCCTCCACCACCATCCAAATCTGCAG CACTAAAGCCAGACGTCCCGAGTGCTGACAAGAAGCCCACACAGCCACGACATGAGGATAAAG TTGACAGGGCTGTACCGGAGAAACCCGTCAAGCCGGCTGCTCCCCTTGTGCCCCCTAAAAAGCCCGTTCCTCCTCCGGGAAAAGGACTGCTGCGTCCGGCGGCACTGCAGCCCAAACGACCTGAAAAACCTCTCGTTCCGTCTCCAGTAGCGAA GCATAATGGGGAGGTTCCCCACACACGACCAAAGTCAGACTTCGAGCCGTCGTTACCCAGCAAACCAAAAACGCTGTCTGGGGACTGGTCTGAGAAGACCGCCACCTTGG ATCTAATGAGTTTCGACGACGTGTCCTCTACCTCGGAGAAGCTGTCTCACCCGACTGCAAACAGACCAAAGATGCCTGGCAGGCGACTCCCGGCCCAGTTCGTCGGAGGCCAGTCT CCGAGCAAAGACGCCGGCGAGAACACTCCAAAACCAGAAGAAGAGGAAGCCCCAAGACCAAAGTCGTGTGAACTGTCCAAG CCTTCCACCTTAGCGCCATCGTCCGGCGCGCATAAGGCGGCGAATTGTTCCTTTCCTGAGCCCAAAGCGAAAGctgtggtggaggaggagaaaggCAGAGAACTGGAGGAGCTCAGGACTCAGATTAAGGAGCTGCTGCTCTCCGTGGAGTTACTGAAGACACAGCAGAC GAGAGAACTTTCAGACTTAAGAAGCGAGCTGGATGAAGAGCGGCTGAAGCGGGTCGCTCTACAG ATGGAGATAGAGAAATTAAAAAAGCAGGTACAATCAACATAA
- the cd2ap gene encoding CD2-associated protein isoform X1, producing the protein MVEVVVEYEYEAVHEDELTLRLGDVIRNVRRIEEDGWMEGELNGRRGLFPDNFVKELRKDSKEETKEAKEVKEVREVAQPQRRSSGNVASLVQRISTYGIPTGGLGFQPRTSKKKPKRRQCKVLFEYVPQNEDELELKVGEIIDISEEVEEGWWSGIMNGKTGLFPSNFVKEIETSEDGESNDVADEPDSKDDVSSPASPHPGNGVIAQPKKIKGVGFGDIFREGSVKLKPRSSSESDEKREKPIPSLPSAAKPSPINTSDAHKLEKDADSKGKVKEYCKAIYNYEATNQDELDVKEGEIVHLLSKDTGEPGWWRGEVNGREGVFPDNFVVLISESEKETLVSKGSVKQTPKHEPEEKPKKPPPPSKSAALKPDVPSADKKPTQPRHEDKVDRAVPEKPVKPAAPLVPPKKPVPPPGKGLLRPAALQPKRPEKPLVPSPVAKHNGEVPHTRPKSDFEPSLPSKPKTLSGDWSEKTATLDLMSFDDVSSTSEKLSHPTANRPKMPGRRLPAQFVGGQSPSKDAGENTPKPEEEEAPRPKSCELSKPSTLAPSSGAHKAANCSFPEPKAKAVVEEEKGRELEELRTQIKELLLSVELLKTQQTRELSDLRSELDEERLKRVALQMEIEKLKKQVQST; encoded by the exons ATGG TTGAAGTGGTGGTGGAGTATGAATATGAAGCAGTACATGAGGATGAACTGACCCTTCGACTAGGGGACGTGATCAGAAACGTGCGACGGATagaggaagatggatggatggaaggtgAATTAAATGGACGCAGAGGCCTTTTCCCAGACAACTTCGTCAAG GAGTTGAGGAAAGACTCGAAAGAGGAAACGAAGGAGGCGAAGGAGGTGAAGGAAGTGAGGGAGGTTGCGCAGCCACAGCGAAGGTCGTCAGGAAACGTGGCCAGCCTGGTGCAGAGGATCAGCACGTACGGCATTCCGACAGGAGGTCTGGGTTTCCAGCCTCGAACGTCCAAAAAGA AGCCGAAAAGACGTCAGTGTAAAGTCCTTTTCGAGTATGTGCCGCAGAACGAGGACGAGTTGGAGCTGAAGGTGGGCGAGATCATCGACATCTCTGAGGAG gtggaGGAAGGTTGGTGGAGTGGGATCATGAACGGGAAGACCGGCCTCTTCCCATCCAACTTTGTGAAAGAAATCGAGACGAGCGAGGACGGCGAGAGCAACGACGTGGCTGACGAGCCAG acAGTAAAGATGACGTCTCCAGTCCAGCTTCCCCTCACCCTGGAAACGGGGTCATCGCACAGCCTAAAAAGATCAAAGGCGTTGGGTTCGGCGACATTTTCCGCGAAGGCTCGGTGAAGCTCAAACCTCGCTCGTCTTCGGAATCGGacgaaaagagagaaaag cctATCCCATCATTACCGTCAGCCGCTAAGCCCAGCCCCATAAACACGTCAGATGCTCACAAACTGGAGAAAGACGCAGACAGCAAAGGTAAAG TAAAGGAATACTGCAAGGCCATTTATAATTATGAAGCGACGAACCAGGACGAGCTAGACGTTAAGGAAGGTGAAATCGTTCATCTACTAAGTAAG GATACAGGGGAGCCAGgctggtggagaggagaggtgaaTGGTAGAGAGGGAGTGTTTCCAGACAACTTTGTGGTGCTGATTTCAGAGTCAGAAAAAGAG ACACTTGTATCCAAAGGCTCAGTTAAGCAGACTCCCAAACACGAACCGGAAGAG AAACCAAAGAAGCCTCCACCACCATCCAAATCTGCAG CACTAAAGCCAGACGTCCCGAGTGCTGACAAGAAGCCCACACAGCCACGACATGAGGATAAAG TTGACAGGGCTGTACCGGAGAAACCCGTCAAGCCGGCTGCTCCCCTTGTGCCCCCTAAAAAGCCCGTTCCTCCTCCGGGAAAAGGACTGCTGCGTCCGGCGGCACTGCAGCCCAAACGACCTGAAAAACCTCTCGTTCCGTCTCCAGTAGCGAA GCATAATGGGGAGGTTCCCCACACACGACCAAAGTCAGACTTCGAGCCGTCGTTACCCAGCAAACCAAAAACGCTGTCTGGGGACTGGTCTGAGAAGACCGCCACCTTGG ATCTAATGAGTTTCGACGACGTGTCCTCTACCTCGGAGAAGCTGTCTCACCCGACTGCAAACAGACCAAAGATGCCTGGCAGGCGACTCCCGGCCCAGTTCGTCGGAGGCCAGTCT CCGAGCAAAGACGCCGGCGAGAACACTCCAAAACCAGAAGAAGAGGAAGCCCCAAGACCAAAGTCGTGTGAACTGTCCAAG CCTTCCACCTTAGCGCCATCGTCCGGCGCGCATAAGGCGGCGAATTGTTCCTTTCCTGAGCCCAAAGCGAAAGctgtggtggaggaggagaaaggCAGAGAACTGGAGGAGCTCAGGACTCAGATTAAGGAGCTGCTGCTCTCCGTGGAGTTACTGAAGACACAGCAGAC GAGAGAACTTTCAGACTTAAGAAGCGAGCTGGATGAAGAGCGGCTGAAGCGGGTCGCTCTACAG ATGGAGATAGAGAAATTAAAAAAGCAGGTACAATCAACATAA